Sequence from the Neomonachus schauinslandi chromosome 9, ASM220157v2, whole genome shotgun sequence genome:
TTCTGAAGTTGAAAATCTAATCAGATTATAGCTATATATTGCCAtgtaacaaattatcctaaaatgtGGTGGCTCAAGACAACTATTTAAGTCTCGGGACCATGGCTTAGCTGGGGGTCCTCTGGCTCAGTCTCCAGTAAGACTGCAGTCAACTGGGGGAGCATTTGCTTCCAAGCTCACCCATGTGGCTATTGGCAGGCCTCAaaagatccacttccaagctcactcatgtggctgttggcaggcGTCAGATCCTGGCTGGCTGTTTGCCAGAGTTATAGTTTCTTGCCACGTGGGTCTATCCATGGGGGCAGCTCAACATGGTGGTGCTTTGCTCAGAGCGAGCAagggagaaagcaagagagaacaagACATGGTGAGCAAGATGGAAGCCAGAGTCTTTCTGGAACCTAATCTCAGAGGTGACATTCCATCCCTTCTGCTCCACTCTGTTAGAAGAGTGTCCAGCTCACATGGCAGCGTAGGGAGATTTCACAAAGACCTGAACACCCTGGGGGAGAGGCTCTATGGAGTCCTCTTCGGAGCTGCACACTGCAATATAAAACatcctctttttattcttttaaaagaattttccttctgttccaaTATCTGTATCAGTTATTTAGATAACAGTATCACTTTCCCCCTGTTCATTGTAAAAACCTAACGTAGATTTTTATACTTAAGTCCATAACTTGATTTCAGTAacaatcactatttttttttgtaatcataACTTCCCAATTAATAGTTCCTTCACTAATTCTGACCAATGACTTGAACACTCTTGAAGAATATCTGCATACACAGTACTAAGCTTATTGATACTTTTGAGTCTCTGCAAatcttaaaatgtctttcaatttCCCTTATATATGAACAACCCATGACTAGAAATGAAATCCTCGTGGGTCACGTCTACATCTTATTGGACTATAGGCGTTTCTTCTATTTGAACGTTGGCTATTTCAGAAGAGACATATAAAGCAAGCTTGATTTTTAACCCTTTTgagtattttttccccttgaggtTAAAGAATACATGAGGATATGTcttaatattatttcctttttattgctcttATCTGGGATAAGGCAAGTCCTCCTGATTTCCAAAGTCAATTTTTTCCCTGCCAAATTCTGGGAACTTTTAtaacctattctttttttaaattttattttaaagtaggctccatgcccaacctggggcttgaactcacaaccctgagattaagagtcacacgcCCATggaccgagccagccaggagtcTCTAATCTATTCTTAATCAGCTGTTCCTTCTTTATCaggaaagtttttttgtttttgttttttaaagattttatttatttatttgacagagagagacacagtgagagagggaacacaagcagggggagtgggagagggagaagcaggcttcccgtggagcagggagcctgatgcggggctcgatcccaggaccctgggatcatgacctgagccgaaggcagactcttaacgactgagccacccaggcgctcctatcaGGAAAGTTTTATTCACAGTTTGGTGGTCAGGTCAGTGTCCTATTCTTCATATATATTGtcttcttttgcttcatttaaaatattttgtattgatTTATCCAGCTTTTGGTATATAATGCTTGGTATTATCATCTATTTGGATGAAGAGCTTCTCTGCAGTTTTCAttctctcttactgcttttaatgAAGACCCAATCTCAGCTATTATGGGAATAATTTTGTGGCATTCTCTTTTTGTGCTGACCTGTTTATTGGTataatgaattcctttatctcATTGGAAATAGAAAGCAGCTTTATCTTCATGTTAACCTATGTGAAGAGGAAGATTTTCCTTTGGGGTCTTCCATATTCTTCAGTTGCTGCGGAATTTTTTCATAGGTCCCATGTTCCTTTGAGTTTTTCTGAAAGTCTTTAGTGTGTTTGTCTGGAAGCCTAGAGGGACtggatttctaaaaaaaaaaaaaaaaaacccacatcccATGATTCATTTGAACATGGAGAGCTCTCCCTGGGAGTAGTGCCAAAGGTTCAACCAAAAGGCTGCCAACGACTCCCTTAGGAAGTTCCTGGATCTGAAAATGAAGACCAGGAATAGCTGCAGGTTAGCTAACCTAAATCTTTCTTGGAATAAGACTGGAGTATAATCAATCAATAGGTGCAGGTTACTCAGCCCACTTCTGGTGGATGGCTGAACAGAGCAAATCTAGTGCAGACCAAGTGTTTTCTTATTCTTGCTGGTGAATTATTTCTTTGCGTTGGCTCATGTTACAACATTTCCTTCTTATCTTAAACATCTTCAGATAACTTCTACCCAAATTTACAGTCCACAGTTCATCTATCATTATATCTTCCCCCTCATTTGGGCTTTCTTTTTTCATACTCCATCCCATCCCTTTGGGTTCACTTTTCTTCTTGCTGAATTAAGTCCTTTGGTAGTCTTTTCAGTGAGGATCTGTGAAGGGCAAGTGCCCTTTGACTTTGCAAATCtgaaaaagcttttcttttgcTCTTACTTGTGAATGATACTTTAGAATTCtgaacagattctttttttcttttagcacatCGACCACATTATTCCATTGTAAGTCTTCTGGCTTCTGATACTGCTCGTGAGTGGTCCACTCTTGGTCTAATACCCCGTTGCAGAATCTGTCTTGCCTCTAATGTCactttgatgtttttttttcctttttatccttgATTTTTTGCAGCTTCATATGATGTATCTAGGAATGATTTACTTGCATGCTCTGTATTCGGTGTGTTTATTCTTTCACTGTGAGGAAAAAATCTCAGCCAACATTTTTCAACTGTTGTTCTCATCTTCACCATCCTCTTACTTCAGACTATTATTAGATCTATGCTAGAACTTGCTGGAACCTCTCTATCCATCCCCTGTGTTGTGAACTCTCTTTGTAATCTATCTTTATTGTGCTGGGTAAATTCCTGGTACTATCTCTCAATCTGCtacttttctttttgtgtccAATACAGAGGAATACTTTTTTTGCCttagtgaatatatttttcagttctaagatttattatacattctttttcatattctcCTGTTCTTGCTTTGTTTCTGCCCATTTTGTTTCATagcttttttatccttttatggatgttattcattcacttatccCTCTGAAGACCCTAAAATTGTCATCTTATAGTCATTTTCAGGCAGCTGTATTCTTGTCATGTCAGCTGGAATGAATTCACCTACTCACTGTTGATTTAAAACTTAATGCAAGAGTCGTAATCAGATCTAGGATCACTATATACAATTGAGATTGAAGTGGGACTCCCTGACCCATTAAGGAAGCCTGGAAGAAAAATATGGCCTTTCTGGTAACGACCTCCCCACAAGACCATGCCCCTTGTGAAGGACCTCCTCCACCCATCcctggaagaaaagaggaagccCAAGAAGAAGGGCCTGGTACAGAGCCCCAATTCCTACCTCATGGATGTGAAGTGCCCAGGATGCTATAAAATCATCACCATCTGTAGCCATGCACAAACAGCGGTTGTGTGGGTTGGCTGCCCCCCTGTCCTTTGCCAGCCTACAGGAGGGAAAGCAAGGCTTACAGAAGGGTGCTTCTTCGTAAGGAAGCAGCACTAAAAGCACCCCGAATCAAGGCGAGTGGGAAATCATTCCAATAATCACATTTTGGCTAAAAATATGCTAAGACTATCACCTGGACCTCTGGCTCTTAAGAAGCCACCTACCTAGGGATGTGGGAGAAGCTCCACCTGGTATCCTGGGCTGGAGAGAAGCCACCAGTGTTTGAATCTGGGCTGTTTTGTAACGATCCTGGCTTTGGTCTCCTGTCTCTCATGGGGTACTTTTGAACCCATCAACTTTGCTCACCACTTGTCAGCTAGTATTTCTGAATAATTTAGAGTCCttggaattatttgttttctttttgagctTGGCTATGCATTTGTCGTGTTTcgtttttacattttatctatcATTGTCACCTGTCGAGGTAAAGAGGAACTCAAAGTATGACCTTAACCCTATTTTGACTGGAGTCCTGCTtctaaatgtataatttatattggAAGTTCAGTATCAATTCATGTCTTTGGTGTCTCTACATCTCAGTAAGGTGTTCTGAGTTCCCAGAGCAATTTTAAAGTTCACCTACAACAAGCAAGTGTCAGATATGgttctttaattttgaatttctatGTTATCACCTATATTGAAAATTAGCATAATCATATTACACATAAGCATCCCAACCGCAGCTTTTATCTACACCTAAATGCCTTATGGATCTTTGAATTGTAGATGTATCTCAAGGGATGTGACTATTATGTTAACCAACTACCAGTGTTATTTCCAGCTCACAGTTCTTGTTTATACAGATTTGGTTGGTTTTCTCAGGCAGGGGTATTTATTAATGACTCTGTTCCCGGTCCAGTGCAGTCCTGGGGCCTGCGGGCAATCAAGGGCGCCAGACATAGGTCAACAGAGGACCTCGCTGCATCCATGGAGGCCCCGGACCTCAGTGCACACTTACATCATTCCACATCTGTGTAACAGCcagaacaaagggaaaatatggtggaggtggtggtgatgtCTCTGCCGATGGCTAGGGAAAAGATTTGAGGTGATGGTTACCCCCATATCCTCTCCTTACCATCCCAGTCACCAAGGTATGATTGCAACCTCTCCCCTTTGCTTCTGTGGCCCCAGGGTATgcgtgcatttgtgtgtgtgtgtgtttgtgtgtgtgtacatacacgtgtgtgtgtgtgtgtgtccctcctTATACTTTGTGGCTGCAAGGTATAAACCTTTCAGACAACTGTCCAGCTCTTAAGGAAGGACTCCTGTCCAGGGTTTAATATGCGGTgcgagggggcgcctgggtggctcagttggttaagcgtctgcctttggctcaggtcatgatcccagggtcctgggatcgagccccgcatcgggctccctgctcagcggggagtctgcttctccctctgaccctcccccctctcatgtgcttgctctctctcattctctctctctcaaaataaataaataaaatctttaaaaaaaaaatatgcggTGCGAGGAGCATAAAATGGAAGACGCCGAGAGGCAAAAGGCTCATGGCTCCTAAATTGGGCCTCCAGTGGCCAGGGAAGCTGAGTAGCAGAAGACTACATTCTGATTCGGTGAGCGCCTCTAGGATCACGCAGGTAGGAGGACTGGTTCCAGTCAGCCAGCCCATGCATATTGCCACACAGAGAGTGCCACAGGGTGGAAAATGCCTGCAAAAATGTGGCCCGGAGAAGTAGCACTTTGTCACTCCTCTTTTGCTCATTTTGGTGGTTTGAGATGAGAAAAGTCATCCATACCCCCCCTGCATGCTTGCGCTGTTAcacaagagagaggagggagtttTCATGTTCCTAAATTTTGTTTCCCACCTTGCCAACCTTGTTATATAGGCGTTCTGATAAGGGGCTCTCAACTCAATACATACCCTTATTACAAGAATGCACTCtcctatttttattctgttctgttttattctatcagagtccattttatttaaaaataaaaagtctgccAATTTTCATGAAtgggtgaatgggtaaacaaaatatgatctatctatctatctatatctatctatctatcgtgGATATTTacggaatggaatattatttcacCTTACAAAGGatggaaatcctgtcacatgctatcatacggatgaaccttgaggacattacactaagtgaagtaGCCAAACACTGGCTAGActaaaagacaagtactgtatgattccacttgttaTATGAGGTACCTAAGGGTAGttaaattcacagagacagaaagcagaagggtggtggccaggggctgggggagagggaaaaggggagctGTAGATGGATAcggaatttcagttttgcaagataaatgAGTTCCtgagatggatggtggtgctTCGTGCACAAAATGGTGATTTTACTTAACATGACTGAGCTGTATATTTAAATAgtgaagatggtaaattttatgttaggtggtgtttgtcgttgttgttttaaCCACACACAAAACACAATGAGGTCATTGGGACAAAGCAAGGGGGCTTTGGGGAACCCTGCCTAAGGTGGGGTCAGTCAGGGAGGTCTCCCCAGAAGAAGTGGCATGTAAGCCAAGACCTGAGGGATGAATGAAGGTCACCATGGAAGGGTGTGGAGGCTCCGGGGTTGAAGAAGGCTCTCGACTGTGAACAGGTTAAGCAGGCCTTATCAAATCATGTGTGGGTTCCTATCATCAACCGGCTTCCTGCTCTCAGTCTCTTTCCACCTACACACTGATGCCAGATTAATTTTCTAGAACACCGCCTGGATCATGCCAGTCTCCCACCTTCCTGGCTAATCCttccagaacatttttctttttgcctgctGAATAacccctctgcctggcactcaAGACCCTCTTCTCCCAGacccctcaccgccccccccatATGCGAACCCTTGCACCAGACATCCCTCTGCCACAGTCCCTGAACACACCTCTGCTCTTCTGTCAGGTATGCTCTCCTTTCCAGCCCCCATGTCCCCGTTGCTTTTGTGCCTTTGGACACCCTCTCCACTCCCTTTCCGGATTCTGTAGCATGGAGTTTAGCGTTTGCTTTCCTATCTTTTAACTtgcccccctccttccctgcctccacacacacacacattccccgGGGAACGGAGCCTTCCTCGTGGTCGAGACCCTAGTGCTCAGCGCCACGTCCGGGAAAGCCTAACAACACTTCTCAGTACCTAACAGTCACGGTGATCCCGAGTCCTGAAGGTCAGCAGCAATCACCAGCCCAGGGTGCTGGCCGACCCGAGGCTGCGTGCACCAGGAAACAGCCTGTTTACCCTCGGCCCGAGCCGGGAGTCCGGCTCCGGCACCCTTCCATCTCCTCCTGACATTCTTGAGCTGAGCATCTCCTGACCAGGCCCTTCCAGATGCTTCGCAGGATTATCTGCCTGACAGCACAGCCCTCCCAGGCCAGTGACTGTGTCCAGGGAGAAGCCAGGGCAGTGACAAGCACAAAGGCACATTCTCCCAGAGGCCAGAGGACAcgctctggggctggggcagggggtgatggccgggggggaggggggtggaggactCAGGTGGCCGCCCCGCCTCGGGCCTGCTCTCCTAGAAGCCGAGCCAGAAGCCCGGGCTTGCACGGGGATCTCTGCAACCGGCAAAGGCCGAGGGGCTGTGGGTCGGAGAGGAGTGGTGGGGGCGGAGTGAGGAGGCGCGGGGGTTGGGAAATCCACCTGGATGCCATCAGTCTTGCCAGAGTAAACAGAGCTGACAGGAGTGCTTGCCGACAGCCTGGTACAGGTTAGGGGGGGTCAGCGGAGCGGCCTGGTGACCCGCCTGCCTGAAGGTAGAGACGCTCTGGAATCTGTCACAAAGGACAGAGCTGAAAGCTCATTCCTCGTGGAATGAACCCGTTTCCTGGCATTCCACACAACGGGGAGTGCGGAcgcttttaaaaatgtcttaaatgtaAATCTGAGCTGGGTTCAAATACacacatttaaagcaaaacaaacaaaaaagatccACCCTCACCAACCTCAAAGTAGGATCCGTAGTCTACATGTCACTaggcataaaaaaaaatacctttttcaaagctctttctccattttcttgaAGCTTGAGGGTTTAGAAAGTATAGCTGGACTTAGCAGGAGAACCTACCACTTAATTATCTAGAACTCTCCAAAACAACAGCAGAGCCTGCCTTGAGCGAAGGTCTTTTATTAATATCCTATAATATGGGGCATGGaaatctctgtctgtctcttcctaAGAGCAAAACCCTGCACTCACTCACTTCTGCTTAGTGTGATATGAAAGTAACAGTGGTGGCATATTTAGCATCCTTCGCAGGACTCTCCCATAAGCTAGACCAAGTGGGACAGAAATTGTGGAAAAAAAGAGTCTGAGTAACTCACAAGGCATTTTGAATCATCGGAAGCACCAGCAAGATGATTGTTAGTCTCTCCCTTCAGCAGGCACCGAGGGTCTGTTAAGTGCCTGGAACGTGCCGGAGTACCAGGTGGGGGGGGGCCACCCACACACTGAAAGCCATGGCCACGGTGACTTTAGCTCAAAAAGACACTCAAGTGGTTTCTTCAGGAGAAAACCAGTCACCACCTAAACCTGCCTGAGCCCTGCAAGATGTCCGGCTGATctgttttgtgaccttgggcaagtcacttcaccagCCTGGGTCttgtttcttcacctataaaacaaAGATAGTAAAACCAGGGTAACTTCGGGGTATTCCTGGCACTAATGAAGGCTTGTAAAGCGCTTTGAGATCCTTAGAATGAAAGTCTCTCCAGAACAGTAAAGCCTGGTTATTACGCTTCGAACATGACATTCCCATGAAAACCCTGGCCAGGCTCTTACCCCACCTCTCCATGAAGATTTAATAGCAGAGAGTTGTAATAAGTTCGTAAAGGACAGAGACCTCCATTACTGATACAAAATACGCTATGGCGGACTAGTATATTAAGGGCTATTATCATGAATAATTAAGGCCAGGTTCTACTTACAGATTAATGAACCAAGTATATGTTGTGATGTAGTGGATTTTCATTGTGGCTTCCTCAACCAGCTCATGTCATGAAACTTATTTATCTTCCGCGGGTCCTCCAGCTTGCGTGGATTAGCAGGTTTACCCCACAAAGTAGATTGGCAAAGTATACTTCTGAAGGATGCTTTCATGCCTACTTTAAGAAATAAACCCAATTAGAGGTCTCTCAGTACAGATGAAGAAGGTTCATTAATGATAATGAAGGGCTGACCTACCCTAGGCCCCTAAGTTTGTAATTAAGCTTGCATATATTGAAGAATATCAAAGTCATGTACATTGCTCCGGGCTAACACACATGCACGTGGAAAGGAGAAGTGCAGGATCATGCACAGACATTTCGGCTGATCTCGGACAAGGCGATGCTACTTCTGAGGATGCATTCACTTAAGAAGGTGGAGCCATAATCAGATCAAATAAAAGCCTTTAGATAACTCACAGGGCTTGAATATAAAAATCCGTAATTTCTGAATTCAACagcattgaaaaaaatctttttttccaggGGAAGCGACAGAGTGTGGATTTTAAGAGACATGGACAAGAGGAATGACAGACATTCATGTGAGTGTATTGATCAGTGGAATGACTTAGGCTCTGTCCCAAGACGAGTTTAAGCAAATATCCCGAGTATTAGTGTTTACATTATGTGCTCCTTTTTCTGGGATTTCCATctttttcctgtgattttttaaaaattatgctgcCATTGGAATTAGCCAACGTAAGGTAATTAGCAACGCCAGTGGGgctaattatgtgtgtgtgtgtgtacatatatatatatatatatatatatgtatacagtgagagaggaaaagagattaCTTTCTGCTGGAGATAAGGGTCCCTTTTAGATTTCTGGAATGCTATTTGAAAAGGAGGGGTGCTGGGTAACAGAAGAGAGATGCTGTGGCCGTGagctccatctttgcagctggGAAACTCATCTGCAACTCACCTCGATGGGCCacatactgaaaaaaattatcgAGGCCATTCAGAACCATTAGGTTTATAGGTAAGCAGGATAAAGTGACGTTCAAGGGAATCTGGGATTCTTTTCCTGACTCAAAGCCAAGTTTTCCAAACATGCTGGGCCGTGGGGCACCTCGATGCCTTTGCTTAGCAGGTTACCTCCACCcactctccccctcctctgcctgggaaactcctactcatctttcaagaTGCCGGTCTAAATATCTCTTGCTCTGTGAGCCTTCCTTGGTGTCTGCAGGTCGAAGTACATGCTGCCCTCTTGATGGTCTCACACACTCAGCTTACACCCTCTTCGATTGTGCAACA
This genomic interval carries:
- the LOC110572327 gene encoding 40S ribosomal protein S27-like encodes the protein MPLVKDLLHPSLEEKRKPKKKGLVQSPNSYLMDVKCPGCYKIITICSHAQTAVVWVGCPPVLCQPTGGKARLTEGCFFVRKQH